A stretch of DNA from Deinococcus aestuarii:
GGCCTTCAAGTGTCGCGGCCTTCATCGCCGAGCCCGTGGTGGGGGCGTCGGACGCGGCGCTGGCCCCGAACCCCGGCTACCACGCGCGCATCGCCCAGATCTGCCGCGAGTACGGGGTCCTCTTCGTCGCCGACGAGGTGATGAGCGGGATGGGCCGCTGCGGCGCTCCCCTGGCGGTGCGGCTGGGCGGGGAGGTCACGCCCGACCTCGTGGTTCTCGGCAAGGGGCTGGCCGCCGGGTACGCCCCCCTCGCCGGGCTCGCCGCGAGCGGGCACGTGTACGACACGGTGATGAACGGCTCGGGCGCCTTCAAGCACGGCTTCACCTACGCGGGCCACCCGGTCAGCGTGGCGGCGGGCCTCGCCGTGCTCGACATCGTGGAGCGGGAGGAGTTGGCGGAGCGGGCGCAGCGGCAGGGCGAGCGGCTGCTGGCGGGCCTGCGGGAGGTGCAGGCGCGGCACGGAACGGTGCTGGAGGCACGCGGCCACGGCCTCCTCCTCGGGCTGGTGCTGGGCGACCCGGCGACCGGGCGGGCGTTCGACACTCCGGGCATCGCGGCGCGGGTGGCGGCGGCGGCCCTGCGGCGCGGCCTGATCACCTACCCCGGCAGCGGCGCGCTGGACGGCACGCGCGGCGACCACCTCCTCCTCGGCCCGCCCCTGACGATCTCGGACGCCGAGGTGGACGAGCTGCTGGGGGCGCTGGACGGAGCACTGGGCGAGGTGGGTTAGGGGGGGGAGGCCCCGTCCCGCTCCCGCCGCAATGCCAGCTCCTCGAAGAACGTGCTCGCCTTCTGGGCCGACGCGGGCCGCTCCACGTTCCCGGCAAAGGTCTCGCTCAGGGGGTGGCCGCTTCGGCGGAACAGGGCCGCCGCGCGCTCCCGGTCGTAGTCCGTGTGCCGCAGCTCCACCCCCGGTCCGAGCAGGGCCCACGACGCGCCGGGCGGCCCGTACCCCATGCCCACGCTGCCCGCGTTCACCACCCGCACGCCCCCCACCACGCGGTCGAACGGGACGTGGGTATGTCCGCAGACGACGACCCGCTCCTCCACCCCGGCCAGGAGGCGCGCCAGCCGCTCCCCGGAGGTCAGGGTGGTGACGATCTCCTCGTCGCTCCGGGGCGAGCCGTGGCAGAAGAGCACGGGGCCCAGCTCCTCGACCTCCACCCTGCGGCGGTGGGGCAGGGCGGCGAGGAAGTCACGGTGGGCACGGTCGATCCTTCCGACCTCCCACGCCAGCGCCCGCCGCTGATCGTCTGGGAGAGACGCCCCCGCAGTCCCCCCGTCGAAGACCTCCACCAGCTCCCGGTCGGCGTTGCCGCGAATCCAGACGGCGCGGTCCCCCAGGGCGAGCAGCCGGTCCAGCGTCTCCCGCACGAAGGGTCCGTACGCCACGTCCCCGCCGATCAGGACCCGCTCCACCCCCAACCTCTCCACCTCGGCGAGGACGGCCTCCAGGGCGGGGAGGTTGCCGTGCACGTCGGAGAGGGCGGCGATGGGCACGGCCGGACGGGGCTACCGCTTCCTTCGCTCCGCCCGCACCATCTGCACGAACTGGGCGAGGCGGGGGGCGCGGTTCCAGCGTTTGCGGTCGAGGCCCACCCGCCAGATGAATTCCACGCCCAGCTTCCGGGTCCAGGTGGGGGCGAGGTCGGCGGTCCCGGCGAACACGTCGATGACGCCGCCGCAGCCGAGGATGACGGGGGCGCCGAGGACCTGCCGCCAGTACCCGTTGAAGGTCTCCTGCCTGCCGCCCCCCATCCCGGTCAGGACGAGGTGCGCGCCCGAGGCCCCGACGAGTTCCGCGACCCGCTGGTCCTCGGGGAGGTCGAAGTACCCGTGGTGGACGCCCGCGACCCCGATGCCGTACTCGCGCGCGGCGTTTTGCGCGGCCTGTTCGGCGACGCCCGGCTTGGCCCCCAGGAAGAAGACGCGCAACTCCCCCCCATGCCGCGCCATCAGCCCCCTCACGAGGTCGTAGCCGGGGGCGCGGGGCACCTCCCGCCCGTGCAGTTGCCGCGCCGCCCAGACGATGCCCACACCGTCGGCGGTGACCAGATCGGCCCCCTGCACCGCCGCCACGAGGTCGGGTCGCCCCCGGGCCTGCACCACGTACTCCGGGTTGAGCGTGACGACGGTGTGGGGCGAGCGGGGGGCGCGGAACATCCACTCGCCGAGGAGGTCGAGCGCCGCGTCGAGGGTCACCGTGTCCAGCGGGAGGTCGAAGAGGGTGAGGCGCCCGGCCCGGGAGGGCTCCGCCGCGGGGGAGGGAGCGGTGGGGTGAGGTCGGGTCATGCGTGGCGCGAATTGTAACACGGGGGGTGCCGGGGCCTGGACGCCGGGCGGCGCCCCGCCGGGGGGCGGTTTCCCGGGGCCTATGTGGCACACTGAAACTCATGATGTCCGGTGCATTCGGAGCGTTGCCCCAGGAGACGCTCGCGCAGGTGATGGCGGCGGCGCGGGTAGGTCGCTGGGCGCGCGGGGGGCTGCTCTTTCATCCCGAGGACCCGGCGGAGACGCTGCATCTCCTCACGCGCGGGAGCGTGCGGCTCTACCGCCTCGGAGCGGCGGCGCGCGAGGTCACGCTCGACGTGCACGGTCCCGGCTCGCTGCTGGGCGCGTCGGCGCTGCTCCCGGGCGAACGGTACGGCATGTACGCCGAGGCGATGGACGACACCGAGTCGCTGATGCTGGGCCGCGAGACGCTCGCCCGCCTCACCCGCGCCCACCCGGCGGTCGGGGTGGCCCTCACCGAGCAGATCACCCGCCAGACCCGCGGGGTGCAGGAGCGTCTCGCGGGCCTCGTCTTCATGGAGGTCTCGCAGCGCCTCGCCCTCGCCCTCCTCGCCCTCGCCGAGCGGGAGGGCACCTGGCCGGAGGGCGGGGTCCTCGCCCTGCGCGAGCGGGTCTCGCACCAGGACCTCGCCCATGTGGTCGGCAGCACCCGCGAGACGATCACCAAGCTCCTCGGCGACTTCCGGGCACGCGGGCTGCTCGACCTGGGCTACCGCCGGATCATCCTCACCGACCGGGCGGGGCTGATCCACGCCTCGCGGGAGCCGCTGCGGTAGGGCGGGCAGAAACGGCGCGTCTTCTGGTGCCGTCGTGCCCGCCCCGGGTCGTCTCCTCAAGCCTGGCGGTGCGTGGGCGACTGTTTCCCAACGAACGGGCAGCCTGTCCGTGAGGTCGGCACGCCACCCCGGCGCGCAAACGTTCTAGGCTGGGCCCGATGCGGAAGACGGTGGGACCTTGAAGGTGACGAGGAGTATCGCGGCGGCGTACCGGGCGGGCGACCTGCCCGGCTTTTTCCGGCTGCGGGCAGGCGACCTGGAGGGCGCGGCGCGGGAGGAGCGGCGGGACGTGGACCGCGCGGCCCTGGCGAGCGCCCTGCGGGCCTACCACCGCGACCTGGGCACGCTGGACGGGGGGGTGGAGGCGACTCTCGCCCGGCTCGCTCACCCGGCCTCGCGGGTGGTCGTCACCGGGCAGCAGGCGGGGCTCCTGACGGGTCCGGCGTACAGCGTCCACAAGGGCGCCGACGCCGCCCTGCTCGCCCAGCACCTGAGCCGCGAGGACGCCCCCGTCGTCGCCGTCTACTGGGTCGCCAGCCAGGACCACGACGCGGCGGAGGTGGCTTCCACCACCCTCCTCGACCACAGCGAGGCCCTCCACCACCTGACGCTGGACGTGCCGCAGGGCGTGTCGGTCGGCCGGGTGCCGTGGCGGGGGGAGTGGACGGCGCAGGTGCTCGGGCTGCTGGACGCCTTCGACACGGCCCCCGAATACCGGGCGGCGGTGCGCGCCAGGGTGGAGCGGGCCCTTGCGGGTGGGGGGAGTTACGCCGACGTGTTCGCCCGGCTGATCCACGGGCTGCTCGCCCCCACCGGGCTGCTCGTGCTCGACCCCCTGCACCCGGCCCTCGCCGCGCTCATGGCCCCGACGCTCGCCCGCGAACTGGAGCGCCCGCTGGACGGCCCCGCCCGGATCGAGGACGCGGCGGAGCGGTTGCTCATGGCGGGTTTCGAGCCCCAACTGCGCCGCCCGGCGGGGGCGACAAACCTCTTTCTGGAGGAGGGGGACGGGCAGCGGCGGCTCCTGCGCTTTGACGGCAAGAGGTTTTCCACCGACACCCGGACGTACACGCGGGAGGAGCTGCTGGCCGTCCTGCGTGGCGACCCTGCGAGGTTGACCCCGGCGGCGGGCCTGCGTCCGGTCGTGCAGGACGCGCTGCTCCCCACGCTCGCCTTCGTGGTCGGGCCGGGCGAGATCGCGTACGGGGCGCAGCTCGCCGGGGTGTACGGCCTCCACGGGCTCGGGCAACCGCTGCTGTGGCCGCGCCTGAGCGTGACGTGGCTGGAGCCCAACGTGGCGCGTCTCCTCGCCCGCCTGGGGGCGAGCGCCGCCGAGGTGCAGGCCGACCCGGAGGGGGTGCTGGGCCGGGCGCTGGCGCGTGAACGGGGGGCGGGGGCCGCCTCCCAGGAGCGCCTCGCCGCCCTGGACGCCGAGTTGCGCGCGCTGACGGAAGAACTCGGGGCGCTAGACCCCACCCTCGCCGGGGCCGCCGAACGCACCCGGTTGCGGACGACGGCCAGGGTTCGTCACCTCCAGACCCTCGCCGCCCGCGCCCTCGCCCGGCAGGAGGACGACCGGACGCGGCAGCTCACGCGGTTGAAACGTCACCTCCTGCCGCTGGGCACGCCGCAGGAGCGGGAGATGAATTTCCTGACCTTCCTCCTCAAGCACGGGGACGCGCCGCTGCGGCGGCTCCTGGAACTGGCGCCGGGGACGCAGGCGGAGGTGCCGCTGACCTGAGCGTCAGGGCACGGCCTGGGGTTCTGTAGAGCTTTCTCCATACTCCAACGAGTCGAGCACACACAGGGCCAGCGCCTCCAGGGCCGCCTGCCGCCCGTCCGGCTGGGAAGCGTTGAGCGCGGCGTGAAGGGGTTGGGCGGCCTCGGCCTCACGCGCCATCAGGTCGCGCAGACAGTGGCGGGATTTGACCTCCCACCAGCCCCGCGCCGCGTACAGGGCCCGCACCAGCCTCCCGGCGGCGTTCGCCACGAGGTAAGGGTGCATGGATTCCTTCACGGCAGCCCGCGCCTCGATGACCTCATCCAACAGCAGGTGCCGCTCGGCGGGCGTGAGGGAACGGGGAACCGGGCCCGCCGCACACAACGCGCGAGCCTCGGCAACGAGGGCGTCCAGATCGGGGTGCGGCACGAGCACGCGGCCCCCGGCGAACATGGCGACGGTGGCCGCTTCTCCCTGCGCGAACAACGCCCGAATCGTTCGCGGCGGATTGTGGAAGACCTCAACGGGCACGCCGTTCACCACGAAGCTGCTCCGCCAACGGTGGTTCCTGGTCACGAGCGCGTGGAGGTCGAGGTCACTGTGGGCGTCCGCCTCTCCCCGCGCCGCCGAGCCGCACCACAGCACCGCGTAGACGCCGGGGGTGGCGATGACCCGACCCAAGGCGGCGGGCAGGGCGGCTTCGAGGCGGGCCTGGGCGTTATGGGGAGCCACCCGTCAAACTGCCACCGTCTCGGGCGCACTCGCCCACTCCACCCGCACCCCCTGCCCGGCCAACCACTCGGGCACGCTGTAACGGGCGCGCACGAGGCCGGAAACGACCCGGTGGGCGGTCGCCACCGCGCGGCACAGCTCGTCCGCGCCGATGTAGCCCGCCTCGTGCGCGGCGAGGAGTTCGTCGGTGTCCACGATCTCGGCGGCCATGCCGTCGTGGACGATGACGTCGAGGTAGTGGTCGCGGACGGTCCAGAGGTCGCCCTCCCGCGTAATGGTGGCGACGTCGATGTAGTAGTCGTGCTCGCGGGCGCCGTGGAAGTCGTAGCGGCAGACCTGCACGCCGATCTTGGGCAGGAGGTGGGCCTGCCACGCGCGGATGCGGGGGTGCGCCACGAAGTCCCGCGCGACGAACAGGCCATGCTGGTGCTCGCGGTAGGTGTGCACCGGGCGCACCCCCGTGTTGGTGTGGTGTTGTCCTCCTGCCACGTCATGCCGTTCAGTTTTCACGGGTTCCGCCGCGCGCATGGGTCATCGTACGGGGCCCGCTTTCCTGACGGAAGTGAACATCTTGGCAGGCGGGGCTTCATGAAGCGTGGCCTAACCCGGCCGTGCCCTCACACGACGGGCAGGGCGGGCAGGCGGTCGAAGCCCTGCGGCA
This window harbors:
- a CDS encoding Crp/Fnr family transcriptional regulator, producing MMSGAFGALPQETLAQVMAAARVGRWARGGLLFHPEDPAETLHLLTRGSVRLYRLGAAAREVTLDVHGPGSLLGASALLPGERYGMYAEAMDDTESLMLGRETLARLTRAHPAVGVALTEQITRQTRGVQERLAGLVFMEVSQRLALALLALAEREGTWPEGGVLALRERVSHQDLAHVVGSTRETITKLLGDFRARGLLDLGYRRIILTDRAGLIHASREPLR
- a CDS encoding aspartate aminotransferase family protein — protein: MTHPSSVFYRSRQPSPTAVRGEGVYLFDAEGRRYLDGSSGALVANVGHGRPEVGEAMARQARELPFVHGSQFTSPVLEEYATRLMEFLGLPGYRLWAVSGGSEANESAIKLARQYHVERGEPGRYRVVTRVPSYHGASLGALAASGMGARRALYAPLIKESAWPKLPRPDPTLGGEADAERLRAVLEEAGPSSVAAFIAEPVVGASDAALAPNPGYHARIAQICREYGVLFVADEVMSGMGRCGAPLAVRLGGEVTPDLVVLGKGLAAGYAPLAGLAASGHVYDTVMNGSGAFKHGFTYAGHPVSVAAGLAVLDIVEREELAERAQRQGERLLAGLREVQARHGTVLEARGHGLLLGLVLGDPATGRAFDTPGIAARVAAAALRRGLITYPGSGALDGTRGDHLLLGPPLTISDAEVDELLGALDGALGEVG
- a CDS encoding metallophosphoesterase family protein, which encodes MPIAALSDVHGNLPALEAVLAEVERLGVERVLIGGDVAYGPFVRETLDRLLALGDRAVWIRGNADRELVEVFDGGTAGASLPDDQRRALAWEVGRIDRAHRDFLAALPHRRRVEVEELGPVLFCHGSPRSDEEIVTTLTSGERLARLLAGVEERVVVCGHTHVPFDRVVGGVRVVNAGSVGMGYGPPGASWALLGPGVELRHTDYDRERAAALFRRSGHPLSETFAGNVERPASAQKASTFFEELALRRERDGASPP
- a CDS encoding WecB/TagA/CpsF family glycosyltransferase is translated as MTRPHPTAPSPAAEPSRAGRLTLFDLPLDTVTLDAALDLLGEWMFRAPRSPHTVVTLNPEYVVQARGRPDLVAAVQGADLVTADGVGIVWAARQLHGREVPRAPGYDLVRGLMARHGGELRVFFLGAKPGVAEQAAQNAAREYGIGVAGVHHGYFDLPEDQRVAELVGASGAHLVLTGMGGGRQETFNGYWRQVLGAPVILGCGGVIDVFAGTADLAPTWTRKLGVEFIWRVGLDRKRWNRAPRLAQFVQMVRAERRKR
- a CDS encoding DUF402 domain-containing protein, which gives rise to MRAAEPVKTERHDVAGGQHHTNTGVRPVHTYREHQHGLFVARDFVAHPRIRAWQAHLLPKIGVQVCRYDFHGAREHDYYIDVATITREGDLWTVRDHYLDVIVHDGMAAEIVDTDELLAAHEAGYIGADELCRAVATAHRVVSGLVRARYSVPEWLAGQGVRVEWASAPETVAV
- the bshC gene encoding bacillithiol biosynthesis cysteine-adding enzyme BshC; amino-acid sequence: MTRSIAAAYRAGDLPGFFRLRAGDLEGAAREERRDVDRAALASALRAYHRDLGTLDGGVEATLARLAHPASRVVVTGQQAGLLTGPAYSVHKGADAALLAQHLSREDAPVVAVYWVASQDHDAAEVASTTLLDHSEALHHLTLDVPQGVSVGRVPWRGEWTAQVLGLLDAFDTAPEYRAAVRARVERALAGGGSYADVFARLIHGLLAPTGLLVLDPLHPALAALMAPTLARELERPLDGPARIEDAAERLLMAGFEPQLRRPAGATNLFLEEGDGQRRLLRFDGKRFSTDTRTYTREELLAVLRGDPARLTPAAGLRPVVQDALLPTLAFVVGPGEIAYGAQLAGVYGLHGLGQPLLWPRLSVTWLEPNVARLLARLGASAAEVQADPEGVLGRALARERGAGAASQERLAALDAELRALTEELGALDPTLAGAAERTRLRTTARVRHLQTLAARALARQEDDRTRQLTRLKRHLLPLGTPQEREMNFLTFLLKHGDAPLRRLLELAPGTQAEVPLT